One window of the Nocardia huaxiensis genome contains the following:
- a CDS encoding DUF3662 and FHA domain-containing protein, translating to MGIVSRFERRLQGAVGDVFARVFGGSVVPQEVEAALQREAGDSLQDLGGGHLLASNSYVITINESDLNQLIQGDGQADHDLMVRAFAKHLQDYIREQGWQTYGEVHVEFEASPTLHTGQFRTRGRVDPDAGGPGSVRRAGPAPGPERPPRPNPQPGAGPMTQNSGYDPSREPAESDPRNRGYAPPPAGRGQQGYGQQGGYADPGYGQDQAYGQSEQGYGDYQNGYDYQQQGGGYGQQPAGYDQAYGQQGGYSDQAYGQQPGYDQGYAGQQGGGYGQQGGYADQGYADQGYGQQGYDQGYGGQQGGGYDQGYGQQQGGGYGQQGYAQPGYDQGYGQQQGGYDQYGEQGGGYAEPGYADQGGGYQPARGGSSYSATLQLDDGSGRTYQLREGSNIIGRGQDAHFRLPDTGVSRRHIEVRWDGQTAMLSDLGSTNGTLVNGSPVQDWQLADGDVIRAGHSEILIRIV from the coding sequence ATGGGGATCGTCTCCCGCTTCGAACGCCGACTCCAAGGTGCTGTCGGGGATGTTTTCGCCCGCGTGTTCGGCGGCAGCGTCGTCCCGCAGGAGGTCGAGGCGGCGCTGCAGCGCGAAGCCGGCGACAGCCTGCAGGACCTGGGCGGAGGCCATCTGCTGGCCTCCAACAGCTATGTCATCACCATCAACGAGTCGGATCTGAACCAGCTCATCCAGGGTGACGGACAAGCGGACCACGACCTCATGGTGCGAGCTTTCGCCAAACATCTCCAGGACTACATCCGCGAGCAAGGATGGCAGACCTACGGCGAAGTGCACGTCGAATTCGAGGCATCCCCTACGCTGCACACCGGACAGTTCAGGACGCGCGGCCGGGTCGACCCGGATGCGGGCGGCCCCGGATCAGTCCGCCGGGCGGGCCCGGCGCCGGGACCTGAACGCCCACCACGACCCAACCCGCAACCAGGAGCTGGCCCCATGACGCAGAACTCAGGCTACGACCCCAGCCGTGAGCCCGCGGAGTCCGATCCGCGGAACCGCGGGTACGCGCCCCCGCCTGCCGGCCGCGGTCAGCAGGGCTACGGCCAGCAGGGCGGCTACGCCGACCCGGGCTACGGCCAGGACCAGGCCTACGGCCAGTCCGAGCAGGGCTACGGGGACTACCAGAACGGCTACGACTACCAGCAGCAGGGCGGCGGGTACGGCCAGCAGCCGGCGGGGTACGACCAGGCCTACGGTCAGCAGGGCGGCTACAGCGACCAGGCGTACGGGCAGCAGCCCGGCTACGACCAGGGCTACGCCGGCCAGCAGGGCGGCGGGTACGGGCAGCAGGGCGGGTACGCCGATCAGGGCTACGCGGACCAGGGTTACGGCCAGCAGGGCTACGACCAGGGTTACGGCGGCCAGCAGGGCGGCGGATACGACCAGGGCTACGGCCAGCAGCAGGGCGGCGGCTACGGGCAGCAGGGTTACGCCCAGCCCGGCTACGACCAGGGCTACGGCCAGCAGCAGGGCGGCTACGACCAGTACGGCGAGCAGGGCGGCGGTTACGCCGAGCCGGGCTACGCGGACCAGGGCGGCGGCTACCAGCCCGCACGCGGCGGTTCCAGCTACTCGGCGACGCTGCAACTCGACGACGGCTCGGGTCGCACCTATCAGCTCCGTGAGGGTTCCAACATCATCGGCCGCGGCCAGGACGCACACTTCCGGCTGCCCGACACCGGAGTCTCGCGGCGGCACATCGAAGTTCGCTGGGACGGTCAGACCGCGATGCTCTCGGACCTCGGTTCGACCAATGGCACGCTGGTCAACGGCTCGCCCGTACAGGACTGGCAGCTCGCCGACGGGGATGTCATCCGCGCCGGGCATTCCGAGATCCTGATCCGCATCGTCTGA
- a CDS encoding stage II sporulation protein M yields the protein MDLDAYTFVHKRSWDRLDQLSKPGRRLSGVEADELVRLYRLTSQQLARLQARDADPELIAGLSVVLTRARGKVLGAQVDTVSEISRFFTHRFPAAVYRAWPWWVSVAALFLLASAALATWVAESESARKKLGLDTDTDALTRPGGEFETYYYEHPHDAFAAQVWTNNARVAAVALFTGILILPAVFAMVMNALNLGVSAGLMADADRLGAFFGYILPHGMIELTAIFVAGGAGLKLGWTLIDPGRESRPQALARQGRATAVIAIGLALTLLVAGLLEGFVTPSGWPTPVRVGLGGLVELGFLIYVFVRGRQVVLEEQALEALPGGEHMPGYPTGRDPEPVAGGATSKVSATAGI from the coding sequence ATGGATCTGGACGCGTACACCTTCGTGCACAAACGATCCTGGGATCGGCTCGATCAGCTCTCGAAACCCGGCCGCCGCCTCTCCGGCGTGGAGGCCGACGAACTGGTGCGCCTGTACCGCCTCACCTCCCAGCAGCTGGCGCGGCTGCAAGCGCGCGACGCCGACCCCGAACTCATCGCGGGCCTGTCCGTGGTCCTCACCCGTGCCCGCGGGAAAGTCCTGGGCGCACAGGTCGATACGGTCAGCGAGATCAGTCGCTTCTTCACCCACCGTTTCCCGGCCGCCGTCTATCGCGCCTGGCCGTGGTGGGTGTCGGTGGCCGCACTCTTCCTGCTCGCCTCGGCCGCTCTGGCCACCTGGGTCGCCGAATCCGAGTCCGCGCGCAAGAAACTGGGCCTCGACACCGACACCGACGCGCTGACCAGACCGGGCGGCGAGTTCGAGACCTACTACTACGAGCACCCGCACGACGCGTTCGCCGCCCAGGTCTGGACCAACAACGCGCGTGTGGCGGCCGTCGCCCTGTTCACCGGCATCCTGATCCTGCCCGCCGTCTTCGCCATGGTCATGAACGCCCTCAATCTCGGCGTGAGCGCGGGCCTGATGGCCGACGCCGACCGGCTCGGCGCCTTCTTCGGCTACATCCTCCCGCACGGAATGATCGAGCTCACCGCGATTTTCGTGGCCGGCGGCGCGGGCCTCAAGCTGGGCTGGACGCTCATCGACCCGGGCCGCGAGAGCCGCCCGCAGGCGCTGGCCCGCCAGGGCCGCGCGACCGCCGTCATCGCCATCGGCCTGGCGCTGACTCTGCTGGTGGCGGGCCTGCTCGAAGGTTTCGTGACCCCGAGCGGCTGGCCGACCCCGGTGCGTGTCGGCCTGGGTGGGCTCGTCGAACTCGGTTTCCTGATCTACGTTTTCGTTCGCGGCCGTCAGGTGGTGCTGGAGGAGCAGGCGCTCGAGGCGCTGCCGGGCGGCGAGCACATGCCGGGCTATCCGACGGGGAGGGATCCGGAACCGGTTGCGGGAGGGGCGACTTCGAAGGTGTCGGCAACCGCCGGGATTTGA
- a CDS encoding RDD family protein codes for MALFTTGEAVAVELPIARIPTRAAGFLVDLLVQIICGLVLAFFMALVLDTTNADDAWAEAAFVVLMVSTFIGYPVLMETFTGGRSVGKMALGLRVVRADGGPIDFRHAATRGLSGLVDFYSSGLGLVAVVTSLCSPNARRVGDVLAGTVVVYDRSRLPFPSFAVPPPWLMNWSRQLDLSGLPDDLALAVRRYLIRLRTLTPSVQDQMGRELLAAVCTRLAVAAPTGYPPYHILGAILAERQRRALPALTPQQPAQGVAAVFPRAVA; via the coding sequence ATGGCTCTCTTCACCACGGGCGAGGCTGTCGCCGTAGAACTGCCGATCGCGCGGATCCCGACGCGGGCGGCGGGGTTCCTGGTCGATCTGCTGGTGCAGATCATCTGCGGGCTGGTTCTCGCCTTCTTCATGGCGCTGGTGCTCGATACGACGAATGCCGACGACGCGTGGGCCGAGGCGGCTTTCGTGGTGCTGATGGTCTCGACGTTCATCGGGTATCCGGTGTTGATGGAGACCTTCACGGGTGGGCGGTCGGTCGGGAAGATGGCGCTGGGGCTGCGCGTGGTGCGCGCGGACGGCGGGCCGATCGATTTCCGCCATGCCGCCACCCGTGGGCTGTCGGGGCTCGTCGACTTCTATTCGTCGGGGCTGGGGCTGGTGGCCGTGGTGACGTCGCTGTGCTCGCCCAATGCGCGGCGGGTCGGTGATGTGCTGGCGGGCACGGTCGTGGTCTACGACCGCAGCCGGCTGCCGTTCCCGTCGTTCGCGGTGCCGCCGCCGTGGCTCATGAACTGGTCGCGGCAGCTGGATCTGTCGGGGCTGCCCGATGATCTGGCACTCGCGGTGCGCCGCTACCTGATTCGGCTGCGCACGCTGACCCCGTCCGTCCAGGATCAGATGGGCCGTGAACTGCTCGCCGCCGTCTGCACCCGGCTGGCGGTGGCCGCGCCCACCGGCTATCCGCCGTACCACATCCTCGGCGCGATTCTGGCCGAGCGGCAGCGCCGGGCACTACCCGCGCTGACCCCGCAGCAGCCGGCCCAGGGTGTCGCGGCGGTCTTCCCCCGCGCGGTCGCCTGA
- a CDS encoding DUF58 domain-containing protein, protein MVFTGRLAALAVLDTLFVALLMPSWTGVALMTGTTLAAVILDIVLLGSLAALELSREPLTTVRTGRSIDVELTALNTGTRTVRATLWDDWPPSAHARHRTHTLNLPANTKTRLHTELTPAYRGDRLAGPVTVRAVGPLGLAGRQERRDVPARLRALPPFRSEKLLASKVKQLQHLEGRNTTTIRGQGTEFDSFHEYVPGDDVRTIDWRATARAKDVLVRTWRPERNRHVVMLLDTGRVSAGRAGDGTRLDATIEAALLLGGLAASGGDSVDLIAHDRKVRTEVRGIGGKRLQVKLMHALAGVTPELVDTDYQGMLRATLQRARRRSLVVWFTHLDAATLQEGLLPVLPVLTERHRVLVVSVTDPEVTAAAARRTGLENLYRAAAAENVIAEHAVARETLRRKGVRVIATSPDLLPGALADEYLELKQTGAL, encoded by the coding sequence GTGGTCTTCACCGGCCGGCTCGCGGCCCTGGCGGTACTGGACACGCTCTTCGTCGCGCTGCTGATGCCGTCGTGGACCGGCGTCGCACTGATGACCGGAACGACGCTGGCCGCGGTGATCCTGGACATCGTCCTACTCGGTTCGCTCGCCGCCCTGGAACTCTCGCGCGAACCGCTCACCACCGTGCGCACCGGACGCAGCATCGACGTGGAACTCACCGCGCTCAACACCGGCACGCGCACCGTCCGCGCGACCCTGTGGGACGACTGGCCGCCCAGCGCGCACGCCCGGCATCGCACGCACACCCTGAACCTCCCGGCCAACACCAAGACCCGGCTGCACACCGAACTCACCCCGGCCTACCGCGGCGACCGCCTCGCCGGCCCGGTCACCGTGCGCGCGGTCGGACCGCTCGGACTGGCCGGACGCCAGGAACGCCGCGACGTGCCCGCCCGGCTGCGCGCCCTGCCGCCGTTCCGCAGCGAGAAGCTGCTGGCCTCGAAAGTCAAACAGCTGCAACACCTCGAGGGGCGCAACACCACCACCATTCGCGGCCAGGGCACCGAATTCGACTCCTTCCACGAATACGTGCCCGGCGACGACGTGCGCACCATCGACTGGCGGGCCACCGCACGCGCCAAGGATGTCCTCGTCCGCACCTGGCGGCCGGAACGCAACCGGCACGTCGTCATGCTGCTCGACACCGGACGGGTCAGCGCCGGCCGCGCCGGTGACGGCACCCGGCTCGACGCCACCATCGAAGCGGCCCTGCTACTCGGCGGGCTGGCCGCGTCCGGCGGCGACTCGGTGGATCTCATCGCCCACGACCGCAAGGTGCGCACCGAGGTGCGCGGCATCGGCGGAAAACGCCTGCAGGTCAAGCTCATGCACGCCCTCGCGGGCGTTACCCCCGAACTGGTCGACACCGACTATCAGGGCATGCTCCGCGCCACCCTGCAGCGCGCCCGCCGCCGCAGCCTGGTCGTCTGGTTCACGCACCTGGACGCGGCCACCCTCCAGGAGGGCCTGCTCCCCGTGCTCCCGGTCCTCACCGAACGCCACCGTGTCCTGGTCGTCTCGGTCACCGACCCCGAGGTGACCGCCGCGGCCGCACGCCGCACCGGCCTCGAGAACCTCTACCGCGCGGCGGCCGCCGAGAACGTGATCGCCGAACACGCCGTGGCCCGGGAAACCCTGCGTCGCAAGGGCGTCCGCGTCATCGCCACCTCCCCCGACCTGCTCCCCGGCGCACTCGCCGACGAATACCTGGAGCTGAAGCAAACGGGCGCACTGTAA
- a CDS encoding AAA family ATPase, producing MDRIGGLVTTVDTNHDAPTAEQAQQALLALRGEIGKAVVGNDQAVLYLVLGLLCRGHVLLEGVPGVAKTLLVRALATALDLEHARIQFTPDLMPGDVTGSNIYDPHSAAFTFRRGPVFTNLLLADEINRTPPKTQSALLESMEERQVSVDGVPQALPDPFIVIATQNPIEQEGTYPLPEAQLDRFLFKVDIQLPGRDDEFRILQRHAAGFDPRDLNAAGLRPVAGPAHLTAARQAIAQVAISPEVLAYTVDLCRATRTSPAVAHGASTRGATALMAASRAFAWLNGRGYVTPDDVKAVAVAVLRHRLHLRPEHEVEGVTAEGVMTSLLMSVPVPV from the coding sequence ATGGATCGAATCGGAGGTCTTGTGACCACAGTGGACACCAACCACGACGCCCCGACCGCCGAACAGGCCCAGCAGGCCCTGCTCGCGCTGCGCGGCGAAATCGGCAAAGCCGTCGTCGGCAACGACCAGGCCGTCCTGTACCTGGTCCTCGGACTGCTCTGCCGCGGGCACGTCCTGCTGGAAGGCGTTCCCGGCGTGGCCAAGACGCTGCTCGTGCGCGCGCTGGCCACCGCCCTCGACCTGGAACACGCGCGTATCCAGTTCACCCCGGACCTCATGCCCGGCGACGTCACCGGCTCCAATATCTACGACCCGCACTCGGCCGCCTTCACCTTCCGCCGCGGGCCCGTCTTCACCAACCTGCTGCTCGCCGACGAAATCAACCGCACCCCACCGAAAACCCAGTCCGCGCTGCTGGAATCCATGGAGGAGCGCCAGGTTTCGGTCGACGGCGTGCCGCAGGCCCTGCCGGACCCGTTCATCGTCATCGCCACCCAGAACCCCATCGAACAGGAAGGCACCTACCCGCTGCCGGAAGCGCAGCTGGACCGGTTCCTGTTCAAGGTCGACATCCAATTGCCCGGCCGCGACGACGAATTCCGCATCCTGCAACGGCACGCCGCCGGATTCGACCCGCGCGACCTGAACGCCGCCGGACTGCGACCGGTCGCCGGGCCCGCGCACCTCACGGCGGCGCGCCAGGCCATCGCGCAGGTCGCCATCAGCCCCGAAGTGCTGGCGTACACGGTCGACCTGTGCCGCGCCACGCGCACCTCCCCCGCCGTCGCGCACGGCGCGTCCACCCGTGGAGCGACCGCGCTCATGGCCGCCTCCCGCGCCTTCGCGTGGCTCAACGGCCGCGGCTACGTGACCCCCGACGATGTGAAAGCCGTTGCGGTGGCGGTCCTCCGGCACCGGCTGCACCTGCGGCCCGAGCACGAGGTGGAGGGCGTCACCGCCGAGGGCGTCATGACCTCGCTGCTCATGTCCGTCCCCGTCCCGGTCTAG
- a CDS encoding DUF4129 domain-containing protein — MTQPPVPPTPDLGPAADHRAASEYAAQRQDFATALRERYRAVTRGLEQHGVLEEQRGRTARETAQAAATALGGQEQGAAAAELPSAAHSFDEIVYGGRHATEGEYRRLEQADRFSVAPAPKRAPAEIAEKRRRTRTPKKAREKRTRERMEWPPFLSDWRFWAGAGAILGAFLLIYILTHIGTPPDVTPPDTTDLPDAPDAPERPDLDEPDYGEGSDSIFRKGSWAAFGGLQLLIAWGVVLVWRGRRRGAVVGEARPVEAPANELLAGQAGLYRKSRDHDHVAAKLRAAALRRLRPALNVTADTSPDMVTMAVATRTGAAPALVHAALYEPVTDQATLETVAAQLEWIESEVL, encoded by the coding sequence ATGACCCAGCCGCCCGTACCGCCCACACCGGATCTCGGGCCCGCCGCCGACCATCGCGCCGCCTCGGAATACGCCGCGCAGCGACAGGACTTCGCGACCGCGCTCCGCGAGCGGTATCGCGCCGTCACGCGTGGACTGGAACAGCACGGCGTACTCGAAGAACAGCGCGGGCGCACCGCACGGGAAACCGCGCAGGCCGCCGCCACCGCACTCGGCGGACAGGAACAGGGCGCCGCGGCCGCCGAACTGCCTTCGGCGGCACACAGTTTCGACGAGATCGTGTACGGCGGACGGCACGCCACCGAAGGCGAATACCGACGGCTGGAACAGGCCGACCGGTTCTCGGTGGCGCCCGCACCCAAGCGCGCACCCGCCGAGATCGCCGAAAAACGCCGCCGGACAAGGACACCCAAGAAGGCCCGGGAAAAGCGGACCCGCGAACGCATGGAATGGCCGCCGTTCCTGAGCGATTGGCGATTCTGGGCCGGAGCCGGCGCGATCCTCGGCGCATTCCTGCTGATCTACATTCTCACCCACATCGGCACCCCGCCCGACGTCACACCGCCGGACACCACCGACCTGCCCGACGCCCCGGACGCGCCGGAACGCCCAGACCTGGACGAACCGGACTACGGCGAGGGCAGCGACTCCATCTTCCGCAAAGGCAGCTGGGCCGCCTTCGGCGGACTGCAGCTCCTCATCGCCTGGGGCGTCGTCCTGGTCTGGCGCGGCCGCCGCCGCGGCGCCGTCGTCGGCGAGGCCCGCCCGGTGGAAGCACCCGCCAACGAACTGCTCGCCGGGCAGGCCGGGCTGTACCGCAAATCCCGCGACCACGACCACGTCGCGGCCAAACTCCGGGCCGCCGCCCTGCGCCGGCTGCGACCCGCGCTGAACGTCACCGCCGACACCTCGCCCGACATGGTCACCATGGCCGTCGCCACCCGCACCGGCGCCGCACCCGCACTGGTGCACGCCGCCCTGTACGAACCGGTCACCGACCAGGCCACCCTGGAAACCGTGGCCGCACAACTCGAATGGATCGAATCGGAGGTCTTGTGA
- a CDS encoding TetR/AcrR family transcriptional regulator, which produces MTTRDPAGTRDRILDALETLLLDKGLSQVTLENVAATAGVSKGGLLYHFKSKDALLAGLVRRLGNRADQQLETAVDQGKSVAEWYLQTPHPDNAADAMELALYRSMLAAMRSVDGPQDTDADEVARALDEVLETWKTALDNEIPDPVQSEIVRLVGDGVYLRALLGAPPIDPTLYRQVVARLLGNDQG; this is translated from the coding sequence GTGACCACCCGCGACCCCGCCGGCACCCGCGACCGGATCCTCGACGCCCTCGAAACCCTCCTCCTCGACAAAGGGCTGTCCCAGGTGACCCTGGAAAACGTCGCCGCCACCGCCGGCGTCTCCAAAGGCGGCCTGCTCTACCACTTCAAGAGCAAGGACGCCCTCCTCGCAGGACTCGTCCGCCGCCTCGGCAACCGCGCCGACCAGCAACTGGAAACCGCCGTGGACCAAGGCAAATCCGTCGCCGAGTGGTACCTCCAAACCCCCCACCCCGACAATGCCGCCGACGCGATGGAACTCGCGCTCTACCGCTCCATGCTCGCCGCCATGCGCAGCGTCGACGGCCCCCAGGACACCGACGCCGACGAAGTCGCCCGCGCCCTCGACGAAGTGCTCGAAACCTGGAAAACCGCCCTCGACAACGAAATCCCCGACCCGGTCCAATCCGAGATCGTCCGCCTCGTCGGCGACGGCGTGTACCTGCGCGCCCTACTCGGCGCACCCCCCATCGACCCCACCCTCTACCGCCAGGTCGTCGCCCGGCTGCTCGGGAATGATCAGGGCTGA
- a CDS encoding MFS transporter, which yields MTSHSITTTAIGPKARPRDWAGLGVLALALLLVSVDATVLDLAVPSISAHLAPTTPQLLWIIDVYSFVLAGLLVTMGTLGDRIGRRRLLIVGAAGFGIASAIAAWSVSPEMLIAARVLQGVAGATLMPATLGLIRSMFQNARERTLAISVWGAMAGSGAAVGPLLGGWLLEHFWWGSVFLVNLPVMALLIVLAPFVVPESRDPNPGRFDLFSAALSMLALIPIVYAVKEFAAHGPSMTLVIAAAIGVLAGVVFVRRQRTLAAPLIDLDLFRLPPFRAAVLANLLSVFALAGVLFFGSQYLQLVLGKAPLAAGLLLIPGTIGSMAGALLAAWLVRQWRPVSVLSGALVTAALGALMFWMLGSAPSAPVLPFIVGFLLIGLGVGVALTVSSDMIVSTAPAERAGNAAAISETALETGVALGVATLGSAVMATYRHGLDPATIPSAHLDAARESLGGAVETARALPEPAATTLLDAAHTAFVSGVHLAATGTTAILLITAFVVYRAATRRKPNGEAPVTEPHTATPTAADS from the coding sequence ATGACCAGCCACTCGATTACGACAACAGCCATCGGACCCAAGGCGCGCCCGCGCGACTGGGCCGGCCTGGGCGTCCTCGCACTGGCCCTGCTGCTGGTATCGGTGGACGCGACCGTGCTCGACCTGGCGGTCCCCTCGATCAGTGCTCATCTCGCGCCCACCACGCCGCAGCTGCTGTGGATCATCGACGTCTATTCGTTCGTGCTCGCCGGTCTGCTGGTGACCATGGGCACTCTCGGCGACCGCATCGGCCGTCGTCGGCTGCTGATCGTCGGCGCGGCCGGTTTCGGCATCGCCTCGGCCATCGCGGCCTGGTCGGTGAGCCCCGAAATGCTCATTGCCGCACGGGTTCTGCAGGGTGTCGCCGGTGCGACGCTCATGCCCGCCACCCTCGGCCTGATCCGCTCCATGTTCCAGAACGCGCGGGAGCGCACCCTCGCCATCTCGGTGTGGGGCGCCATGGCGGGTTCGGGTGCGGCGGTCGGCCCGCTGCTGGGCGGCTGGCTGCTGGAGCACTTCTGGTGGGGCTCCGTGTTTTTGGTGAACCTGCCGGTCATGGCCCTGCTGATCGTGCTCGCGCCGTTCGTGGTTCCGGAGTCGCGTGACCCGAACCCGGGTCGCTTCGACCTGTTCTCGGCCGCGCTGTCCATGCTGGCGCTGATCCCGATCGTCTACGCGGTCAAGGAATTCGCCGCGCACGGCCCGAGCATGACCCTGGTGATCGCCGCCGCGATCGGTGTCCTCGCCGGTGTCGTCTTCGTGCGCCGTCAGCGCACCCTGGCCGCGCCGCTGATCGACCTGGACCTGTTCCGCCTGCCCCCGTTCCGGGCCGCGGTGCTGGCCAACCTGCTGTCGGTGTTCGCTCTGGCCGGTGTGCTGTTCTTCGGTTCGCAGTATCTGCAGCTGGTGCTCGGCAAGGCCCCGCTGGCGGCCGGTCTGCTGCTGATCCCCGGCACCATCGGCTCGATGGCGGGCGCCCTGCTCGCGGCCTGGCTGGTGCGGCAGTGGCGTCCGGTGTCGGTCCTGTCCGGTGCCCTGGTGACCGCCGCGCTCGGCGCGCTGATGTTCTGGATGCTGGGTTCCGCCCCGTCGGCCCCGGTGCTCCCGTTCATCGTGGGCTTCCTGCTGATCGGCCTGGGTGTCGGTGTGGCCCTGACGGTTTCGTCCGACATGATCGTCAGCACCGCCCCCGCCGAACGCGCGGGCAATGCGGCGGCCATTTCGGAGACGGCCCTGGAAACCGGTGTGGCCCTGGGCGTCGCGACCCTCGGCAGCGCCGTGATGGCCACCTACCGCCACGGCCTGGACCCAGCGACCATCCCGTCGGCTCACCTGGACGCGGCCCGCGAGTCCCTGGGCGGCGCGGTCGAAACCGCCCGCGCCCTACCGGAACCCGCGGCCACCACCCTGCTGGACGCGGCGCACACGGCGTTCGTCTCGGGCGTCCACCTGGCGGCGACCGGTACGACGGCGATCCTGCTGATCACGGCGTTCGTGGTCTACCGCGCGGCCACTCGCCGCAAGCCGAACGGTGAAGCGCCCGTGACGGAACCGCATACTGCGACGCCCACGGCGGCCGATTCCTGA